Below is a genomic region from Telmatobacter sp. DSM 110680.
GGCAGTTCCGGCATGTGTACAAGATTGAGTGCAACTGCTTGTTCAGCGCAAGGCTTTGTTCTGAAAGCCGGAGCCTTCAATGCCGTTCATGGTTCATCCGATAACGGTGTTATCGATGAGCCGCGTGGCGCCCACCCAGGCAGCGACGGCGAATAGCGTTCCCTGTGTGGCTGACAGCACCGGCCACAGCGTTGCCCAGTCCACCAGTTCGATGTAATCTACACGCACCGCCGGCTGTTCTGCGAATACGGTTCTTGCTGCCTCGATCAAAGTCACGCTTCGCCGCTCTCCACTGGCGACTAGCTTCTGAACACAATCAATCGCGCGACTGAGGACCAGTGCCTGCTTCCGCTCAGCAGCGTTCAGGTACACGTTGCGTGAGCTCAGCGCCAGTCCGTCGGGCTCGCGTACGATCGGGCACACCACGATCTTTGTGTCCAGTCGCAGATCGACAACCATCCGTCGCAGTACCGCCACCTGCGCGGCATCTTTCTGGCCGAAGAAGGCGAGATCGGGTTCTGCGGCAATGAGGAGCTTCGCCACGACAGTCGCCACACCGCGAAAGTGTCCTGGACGCGACGCACCGTCCAGTCGATCGCTCAGCGCCTCCACATCAACAACCGTCGCTGCACCGGCTGGGTACATCTCTTCGACACTTGGAGCGAAGATGACGGACGCGCCTTCCCGCTCGGCCAGCGCACAGTCCGCGCTGAACGTTCGCGGATAACGCGCGAAATCCTCGTTCGGGCCAAATTGTGTCGGGTTCACGAAGATGCTTACAGCAACGCGCCCTGGCCGCGCTTCAGAGGCCGCGCGAATCAGAGAAGCGTGCCCAGCGTGCAGCGCACCCATCGTCGGCACGAGAGCCATTCCGGCGCCGTTCGCGCGATCGCATCGGTGCGCGCGACTCCACTGTCGCAGTTCTTCGACTGTTCCTAGAATCTGCATTACGCCTTGCGTAGTTGCTTTACTGGATGAGCATCCCCGCGCTCGGTCTCCAGTTCCTTTCGCACCGCTGAGGACAGATGATAGCTCTCTTCGTCCGCAGGGAAGGTGCGATGTTCGACGTCCTCGCGATAGTGCTCAATCGCCACACGGAAGAGCGACGCCGCATCCGCATATCGCCGCGCAAACTTGGCCTTCGGTGCGAAGCTCAAATTCACCATGTCGTGAAAGACGAGAATCTGCCCGTCGCAATCCGGGCCTGCTCCGATCCCGATCGTAGGGATCGTCAACTCCGCTGTGATCTCGGCAGCCACTTCACGGGGAATTCCTTCGAGCACCAGAACACCCGCACCAGCCTCTTCGAGGGCCTTGGCATCAGCCTTTATCTGTTGGACCGAGTCAGTTGTTTTGGCTTGTACGCGATATCCGCCCATGCGATGCACGCTCTGCGGTGTCAATCCCAGATGCCCGATAACCGGGATCTCCGCATCGGTCAGCGCCTGCACCAGAGCCACACGCGGACCTTCGATCTTTACCGCCTCTGCTCCCGCTTCCTTGATGAAGCGCACCGCGTTGCCAACGCCTTCGGCCACGGTGCCGTGATAGCTGCCGAACGGCATGTCTGCAACCACCAACGCCCGTCGCACGGCCCGCCGAACGGCCCGCGTGTGATGCAGCATTTCGTCGACAGTGACGGCCAGCGTATTGTCATGGCCCATGACGACCATGGCCAACGAGTCGCCCACCAGCACCAGGTCAATGCCGGCCTCATCCACCAGCCGCGAGGTCGCGTAGTCGTACGCCGTAAGCGCAGAGATAGGTTTGCCCTGGCGCTTCATTTCAGCCAGCGCAGGAATTGTGACCTTTGTGATGGAAGGATCAAGCGGCGAGGAATTCGCGCTTCCGGGGAAGTTCGTAAAGCTCATGTTGTCTCCAGTGCCGCTCCGTCAACGCAGGATGCGACCCGAACAAGAAAATTATACGCCCGTCAGGCGTGCCTCGAAAACAAGCGATCCTACGTGCCCTCGAGTCATTTGCTTAGATAAACCGTAATCGTACCGTTGTCATGATTAGCGGTAACGATGTCCGCTTTGCCGTCGCCATTCAAATCAGCTACCGCCACGCCTCCCCAACCACTTTCAGCCGGTTCGTTGATGCGCGAAAAGCGCAGCCCTGGGCCACCCAGAAAGATCGCCAGACTTGGACTCTCCGCGCAGTGCACCACGATGTCGGGGAATCCGTCGCCATTCAGGTCTCCGATTGCGAGACTGTTTGGCCCGTGACAACCCTCCAGTGAAAGGCCCTGCGCATGCGATGGACTGAAGCCACCTTTGCCATCTCCCAGAAGCGCGGTAACAGTCACTTGGTCGGCGCGAGGCACATCGCGCTCGTAGGGAATGATCGCCAAGTCAATCTTCCCATCGCGATTGAAGTCGCCGACAGCCACCTGCCATGGCTTTGCTCCTGCAGGAAACGGCGAGCCAGTTGCCTCTCGAAAGCCGCCTTTTCCATCACTCATAAGGATCGTGACGGTATCCTCATCGAGATTTGTGGTCACGATATCTGGAAGGCCGTCGAGGTTGAAGTCCGCGGAGCGGGGGCGTTCGTAGGGGCGGCGGCCAACGTTAAAGTACCGCCCGGGCGTTTGCAGTCCGCCTTTGCCATCGCCGAGCAGAAGCTCGATTTTGTTATTTCCCCAGCTATCGGTGACGACATCCTGCACTCCCCTGCCGCTGAAGGCACCCACGGCTACGCCATGAGGATGCGGATTGGAATGCACGTCGATCGGCGAGCCATGCGCCAGACTGAAGCCTCCCTTACCGTCACCCAGCAGAACTCTCAAATAAGGCGACTGATGATTGGCGATAACCAGGTCTAGATGACCGTCGCCATTCATGTCCGCAACAGCAATATCGTTTGGGAGATGTCCCGCAGGAATTGGCGAACCCGGCGCGAGATGAAAGGTCCCTTTGCCATCTCCCAGCAAGACGGTGAGCGTCTCCGCGTCATCGTTGGCCACGATGAGGTCCGGCTTGCCATCCTCGTTGACGTCGGCCACTGCTACAAATCGCGCGCCTTTCCCTGTACTGATTGTGACTTGGCGAAACGAGAGATTTGCAGGAGCGGATGCAACTGCCAGCGACCCGGTCACGGATGCGAGTCCGAGTGCCGCAGCCCAGAGCTTTGCGCCTGGCGTCCTCATCGCATCATTATCCTCGTGGCCTCGAGGCACGTCCATCCTGTCTGTTGCATTCAGAACCCTTGTGCGGCTTGCCGCTTGAGGCCATTCAACTTCAGATCACTTGCGCATTGTTTGTCGCCGCTGCACACTAGTAAGTAGCGATGCTTTCTCCTTTAGCTGCGAGTATTTACGGGGCAATCGGTCTCGCCGGCGCAACTGGGCTCGGCGTTGGAGGCTTCGCCTACGCCTCTCATTGGCCCACTTCGCAGATATTCGGCCGTACCCTTATTGCTCCGCGTCACCCCGACCAAATCGCGCTCACATTCGACGACGGTCCAAATCCCGCGTGGACGCCTAGACTTCTCGACATCCTTGCCGAGCACCAAGTTCACGCCACGTTCTTCATGGTCGGCAAATTCGTCAAAACCGAGCTCGAGCTCGCTCGCCGTGTTGCTGAAGGTGGACACCTCATCGGCAATCACACGTGGAACCATCCGGACCTGAGCCGCACGCGATCCGCAGACATTCTTGACGAGTTGACTCGCACAAACGACATTCTCGGCGGCATCATCGGCAAACCCGTGCGCTACTTCCGTCCTCCTTTCGGCGCGCGCCGCCCCTATGTGCTTAAACTTGCGCGGCAGCTCGGCCTCATCCCTGTCACATGGAATGCGATGACAACGGACTGGAGTGAGCCCTCCGCCGACACGATCGCGCAGAATCTGATCAAGAAGATCGACAGTAATCAGCGCAGAGGGTGGGCCAGCAACATTGTTTTGCACGACGGCAATCACCGCGCACTCAACGCTGATCGCGGGCCGTCGGTGTCGGCAGCATCGCAACTTCTCGACCGTTACACCAGGACGCACAAGTTCCTCACCCTCGACGCATGGATCTAGAAATAGAGAACACCTACAGGACTGAAACGAGCTTCGTCCCGTCTCCGAGCGGAGAGACACAGCGTTGCAACGTGTGCAGGATCCGTTCGTTGCTGGCTTGATCCTTGATGGCAAAGCGAAGCGCACGTGATCCCAGATCGCTTCCCATGCTTGCGACATTGCGGACAAACACTCCTACTCCGCGTGCCCGGTCTATCACCTGCTCACCGGTCGGCTGCAACTCATCGAGATGAAACATCAGAAAGTTTGCTTCTCCGGGCACAATTTCGAGAACGCCAATGTCACGTAAGGCTTCATTCATTTCGCGACGCAGCGCGTGTGTCCTCCTGTACTGTTCTTCGTAGTATGCGGGGTCTTCAAGGGCACGCACTGCCGCGACCTGCGCTGGTAATCCGACAACCCATGGGGGCGTAAGCGAAATTAGATCCGAAAGCTGATGCGGTGATGCACATAGATACCCCACGCGCATCCCGCTCAGTGCGTAGACTTTCGACATCGTTTTGCAAACGATAATGTTTTCGCTCTCCGCCGCGAAGCGTTCTAGTGATTCTGAGGCCCCGACATAGTCGATGTATGCTTCATCGATCCACACCCTTGTCTCAGGCGGCACCGTGCGAAGCAGGCTTTCCAGGCCAGAGCGGCGAATGTGCATTCCTGTTGGATTGTTTGGATTGACCAGTATGACGAGGTCATATCCCTGCTTGATTCGCCAGGCAAGCTCGTCCAGGTCGACTCTGTATCGATCTCGCCGCGAGAGCGTGAGTCGATCCACCCGGCACCCAATTACCTTCTCAAGTACATGCCCGTACTCGCCATAAGTCGGGTCAAGTATCAGAAC
It encodes:
- the panC gene encoding pantoate--beta-alanine ligase, giving the protein MQILGTVEELRQWSRAHRCDRANGAGMALVPTMGALHAGHASLIRAASEARPGRVAVSIFVNPTQFGPNEDFARYPRTFSADCALAEREGASVIFAPSVEEMYPAGAATVVDVEALSDRLDGASRPGHFRGVATVVAKLLIAAEPDLAFFGQKDAAQVAVLRRMVVDLRLDTKIVVCPIVREPDGLALSSRNVYLNAAERKQALVLSRAIDCVQKLVASGERRSVTLIEAARTVFAEQPAVRVDYIELVDWATLWPVLSATQGTLFAVAAWVGATRLIDNTVIG
- the panB gene encoding 3-methyl-2-oxobutanoate hydroxymethyltransferase: MSFTNFPGSANSSPLDPSITKVTIPALAEMKRQGKPISALTAYDYATSRLVDEAGIDLVLVGDSLAMVVMGHDNTLAVTVDEMLHHTRAVRRAVRRALVVADMPFGSYHGTVAEGVGNAVRFIKEAGAEAVKIEGPRVALVQALTDAEIPVIGHLGLTPQSVHRMGGYRVQAKTTDSVQQIKADAKALEEAGAGVLVLEGIPREVAAEITAELTIPTIGIGAGPDCDGQILVFHDMVNLSFAPKAKFARRYADAASLFRVAIEHYREDVEHRTFPADEESYHLSSAVRKELETERGDAHPVKQLRKA
- a CDS encoding VCBS repeat-containing protein, translating into MRTPGAKLWAAALGLASVTGSLAVASAPANLSFRQVTISTGKGARFVAVADVNEDGKPDLIVANDDAETLTVLLGDGKGTFHLAPGSPIPAGHLPNDIAVADMNGDGHLDLVIANHQSPYLRVLLGDGKGGFSLAHGSPIDVHSNPHPHGVAVGAFSGRGVQDVVTDSWGNNKIELLLGDGKGGLQTPGRYFNVGRRPYERPRSADFNLDGLPDIVTTNLDEDTVTILMSDGKGGFREATGSPFPAGAKPWQVAVGDFNRDGKIDLAIIPYERDVPRADQVTVTALLGDGKGGFSPSHAQGLSLEGCHGPNSLAIGDLNGDGFPDIVVHCAESPSLAIFLGGPGLRFSRINEPAESGWGGVAVADLNGDGKADIVTANHDNGTITVYLSK
- a CDS encoding polysaccharide deacetylase family protein: MLSPLAASIYGAIGLAGATGLGVGGFAYASHWPTSQIFGRTLIAPRHPDQIALTFDDGPNPAWTPRLLDILAEHQVHATFFMVGKFVKTELELARRVAEGGHLIGNHTWNHPDLSRTRSADILDELTRTNDILGGIIGKPVRYFRPPFGARRPYVLKLARQLGLIPVTWNAMTTDWSEPSADTIAQNLIKKIDSNQRRGWASNIVLHDGNHRALNADRGPSVSAASQLLDRYTRTHKFLTLDAWI